In the genome of Thalassotalea euphylliae, the window CTTGGCCGTGCGCGGGGTATTCAATGGCATAATCCATTACTGCTTTTTCGGTTTTTTCATCAACACGATTTTTTATATTTGGTTTTCGGCGGGACTTATCAATAAGCGCATCAATGCCGCCATCTTCAGCCAGCTCTTGATAACGATAAAATGTATCTCGTGATACGCCCATCACTTTGCAAGCTCTGGATACATTACCAAGTTCTTCAGCTAGGTTGAGCAAACCTGCTTTGTGTTTAATGATTGGATTGTTAGTATGAAGCATGAGAGTTACCTCTTTGTTTGTTTTGATTAAAGATTCAGCACCTT includes:
- a CDS encoding helix-turn-helix domain-containing protein yields the protein MLHTNNPIIKHKAGLLNLAEELGNVSRACKVMGVSRDTFYRYQELAEDGGIDALIDKSRRKPNIKNRVDEKTEKAVMDYAIEYPAHGQ